The Streptomyces venezuelae genomic interval TCGACGGCTTCTTCAATATCGACCTCGTCCCGCCGGCCGACCTGCTCTGGGACATCCGCGAGGGCGTACCCCTCCAGGACGACAGCGTCGAAGAGATCTTCGCCGAGCACTTCCTGGAGCACATCGACTACCCGCGTTCGGCCAAGCAGTACGTCCGCGAGGCCCACCGGGTCCTCGCGCAGGGCGGCCGGATCATCACCGGCGTCCCCGACGCCGCCTTCGCCCTGAGCCAGTACCCCGGCCCCCTGGACACCACTGACGAGACGATCGAACGCTGGTACGCCAAGCGCGACTGCCGCGGCCACGTCAACACACGGCTCGACCTCGTCAACCTCGTCTTCCGCGACCAGGACGACGACCCCACGTACACCCCGCACCTGTGGGCCTACGACCACGAGAAGCTCGTCCAGCTCTTCACCGAGGCCGGCTTCACCACCGTCGAGCCCTGGACGTTCGACCCCACCATGGCCAACCCGAAGCGCCGCTGGGGCAGCGTCTACGTCGTCGCCACGAAGTAGCCCCTCAAGCAGCCCGCGAGTCCGGGACGCCCCGTCCCTAGCCGCCCCGGACTCGCGGGCCTCCACCCACCACGGCGCCACGCACCCGCCCGGCCACACCGCCGAGGGAGCCACCCGCATGAACCAGGTCCCCCCGTCCACCAGCGAGCTGACCCTCGCCGCCACCCCCAACGCCGTCGCATGGGCCCGCCGCCACACCGTCGACATCC includes:
- a CDS encoding class I SAM-dependent methyltransferase — translated: MSPSGMPSVDLLGEQIASVLADPATTHGLARTLRAAAKEIELHRYHHSSRRAWPNGRIDDKPANVQIGGGAHRIDGFFNIDLVPPADLLWDIREGVPLQDDSVEEIFAEHFLEHIDYPRSAKQYVREAHRVLAQGGRIITGVPDAAFALSQYPGPLDTTDETIERWYAKRDCRGHVNTRLDLVNLVFRDQDDDPTYTPHLWAYDHEKLVQLFTEAGFTTVEPWTFDPTMANPKRRWGSVYVVATK